A genomic window from Deltaproteobacteria bacterium includes:
- a CDS encoding baseplate J/gp47 family protein, translating to MKLFDDIDVNFRSIVERITDSMIQSGLISDTETGSVAKLMAESFAREMAVFYAILEKSHEAGYLETAQGKALDNVVAILGMERAKGDLLRGQVVFSRRTPALQDIGIPAGTRVTGPAIDGKALPLLETVEPARIGKGQRSVNITVQEIPNEREHDFDSLSPGNLSILPRPLMGVENVSNRDPITCSGKPENDDHLRVRASAILRQGQRGTVEAIEAALKGLGIETVKVVESPGGLSGYIEIHLDDPQMRQNPDREVAVRQAIRDVKAAGISVELKFLQTIYCQPVITITPADDDMAEDAFEQLSEKLKEDITRFINGTAPGAVLSKTKLNAIVVSHQDVSEVVHMEMKALVIEFNAAGDEKLVWKKDGWQIDELENTTIDNDRWPVMVVRKWPLRAVINLTMTAPQDKEKGQTKALLQKSVRQITDDYINTIIPTRKVVFNDLQSLLARHIKGLVLEPTWIIHQCDGSVEELNEEHAVSLENGEKLIVDRIDVTIK from the coding sequence ATGAAACTTTTCGATGACATAGATGTGAATTTCAGATCCATTGTGGAGCGTATAACCGATTCGATGATACAGTCGGGCTTGATCAGTGATACGGAAACAGGAAGTGTTGCCAAACTAATGGCCGAGAGTTTTGCCCGGGAAATGGCGGTATTTTACGCCATCCTGGAAAAATCACATGAGGCAGGCTACCTGGAAACGGCGCAAGGCAAGGCCCTTGATAATGTTGTTGCTATTTTGGGAATGGAGCGAGCCAAAGGTGATTTGCTTAGAGGGCAGGTTGTCTTCAGCAGGCGAACACCGGCGCTGCAAGATATCGGCATCCCTGCGGGCACCAGGGTAACGGGCCCGGCCATTGATGGAAAAGCGCTGCCTTTGCTGGAAACGGTGGAACCGGCCCGTATTGGAAAGGGGCAACGCTCTGTAAATATAACCGTGCAGGAAATCCCTAATGAGCGGGAGCATGACTTTGACAGCCTGTCGCCAGGCAACCTGAGCATTTTGCCACGCCCCCTGATGGGTGTGGAAAATGTGAGTAACAGGGATCCCATTACCTGCAGCGGAAAACCGGAAAATGACGATCACCTTCGGGTACGGGCATCAGCCATTTTGCGTCAGGGCCAAAGGGGAACGGTTGAAGCCATTGAAGCGGCATTGAAAGGACTTGGCATTGAGACGGTCAAAGTGGTGGAGTCGCCCGGCGGATTGAGCGGTTACATCGAGATTCATCTCGATGATCCCCAAATGCGGCAAAATCCTGACAGAGAGGTGGCTGTCAGGCAGGCTATCCGTGATGTTAAAGCCGCCGGTATTTCCGTAGAGCTTAAATTCCTGCAGACAATCTATTGTCAGCCTGTCATCACTATTACACCCGCTGATGACGATATGGCGGAAGACGCATTTGAACAGCTGTCTGAAAAATTAAAAGAGGATATTACAAGATTCATCAACGGAACTGCTCCCGGAGCAGTTCTTTCCAAAACCAAATTAAATGCCATCGTTGTGAGCCATCAGGATGTTTCAGAAGTTGTTCATATGGAAATGAAGGCGCTTGTTATCGAGTTTAATGCGGCCGGCGATGAAAAATTAGTATGGAAAAAAGATGGCTGGCAAATTGATGAATTGGAAAATACCACTATTGATAATGACCGATGGCCCGTCATGGTCGTTCGCAAATGGCCTTTAAGGGCCGTCATAAACCTGACCATGACAGCGCCGCAAGATAAAGAGAAAGGACAAACAAAGGCACTGCTGCAAAAAAGCGTTCGTCAAATTACCGATGATTATATCAATACCATTATCCCCACAAGGAAGGTCGTTTTCAACGATTTACAAAGTTTGCTTGCCAGGCACATAAAAGGCCTTGTTCTGGAGCCGACCTGGATTATCCACCAATGCGACGGTTCAGTTGAGGAGTTAAATGAAGAACATGCGGTTTCACTTGAAAACGGTGAGAAATTGATTGTCGACCGAATTGATGTAACGATTAAGTAA